A genomic window from Maridesulfovibrio sp. includes:
- a CDS encoding diguanylate cyclase — MRTMLLVGAMVCLTLALIMTYYSFARKTYSGFQYWTSGIICIGTGAVLLSMRSFVPIIISVVLGNFLVIMMPFLLICGLESFLNIKWKLQKVNIAVIAIYLISFIWCVYLSPDLNARIIAVCSVMTFFFAQSLYISLKHIPSILGEQEWSFVYAIAACTISSALRVTLSAMEINNIKFINNTATIHSIIILFVILSVISSACSLLILNSYRLENDLKEAYTQIKKMANVDDLCKIYNRRFFNIKIAEEFSRSQRTKKPLSLLMIDVDCFKLYNDKYGHQAGDQCLTQIASILNDSVKRPSDITARYGGEEFVVLLPDTNSAGAKIVAENIQAKIKKLAIPHIESTVTGTVTLSIGIATVIPEKSITPEMLIKYADNSLYKGKQNGRNQIQTHV, encoded by the coding sequence ATGCGAACAATGTTGCTGGTCGGCGCAATGGTCTGCCTGACTCTCGCATTGATTATGACTTACTACTCTTTTGCCCGAAAAACATATAGTGGTTTCCAATACTGGACTTCAGGCATAATTTGCATTGGCACAGGTGCGGTTCTGTTATCAATGCGAAGTTTTGTGCCAATCATTATTTCTGTTGTGTTAGGCAACTTTCTTGTCATAATGATGCCATTTCTGCTGATCTGCGGTCTTGAATCTTTTTTAAATATAAAATGGAAATTGCAAAAAGTTAACATTGCAGTAATTGCCATTTATCTAATTTCTTTTATATGGTGTGTTTATCTCTCACCAGACTTGAATGCAAGAATCATCGCAGTATGCAGTGTTATGACATTTTTCTTTGCGCAATCACTTTACATTTCGCTAAAACATATTCCTTCAATTCTAGGTGAACAAGAATGGTCTTTTGTTTATGCTATAGCAGCCTGCACTATTTCTTCTGCTCTCAGAGTAACATTATCAGCAATGGAAATAAATAATATAAAATTTATAAACAACACTGCCACAATACATTCCATAATTATTCTTTTTGTTATTCTAAGTGTTATATCATCTGCATGCTCACTTCTAATTTTAAACTCTTACAGATTGGAAAATGATCTTAAAGAGGCATATACTCAGATTAAGAAAATGGCTAACGTTGATGATTTATGCAAAATATACAACAGAAGATTTTTTAATATAAAAATAGCCGAAGAATTCAGCAGAAGCCAACGCACAAAAAAACCGTTATCATTGTTAATGATAGATGTGGACTGCTTTAAACTTTATAACGACAAATACGGTCATCAGGCTGGAGATCAGTGCCTTACGCAAATTGCATCTATCTTGAATGATTCCGTCAAAAGACCTTCCGATATTACAGCCAGATACGGCGGCGAAGAATTTGTTGTACTTTTACCGGACACAAACTCCGCTGGGGCTAAAATAGTAGCCGAAAATATCCAGGCTAAGATTAAGAAGCTGGCAATCCCCCACATAGAATCTACCGTAACCGGGACAGTCACTTTAAGCATCGGCATTGCCACTGTCATTCCAGAGAAATCAATTACCCCTGAGATGCTCATCAAATACGCCGACAATTCACTCTATAAGGGAAAACAAAACGGCAGAAATCAGATCCAGACACATGTATAA
- a CDS encoding GGDEF domain-containing protein, translating to MPELLHVKTIIIFMAIGNTLAAILVLLAVHKRTLHYDFLFMISLAVQGAGLSLIFLRGIIPYTLSFSVGNSLYLGGMVAEGVCLLSLATTVTKRWRLAFTIIFFAQLLVCWAPTLKDTFRICVGSILLGCCFGIPAIFLIFFAARPSILQKFLGTTLAFCSFFTIVRGSFFYFISDYNLITPNFLQIVSLLTQALAMFVAITGYILTHWEFLYKDLELLASTDPLTGVPNRRTFFDNAKQELNRSVRHNHCLAFMMIDVDHFKNINDNYGHHNGDNALKALTSRSKNILRSTDFFGRLGGEEFGIIMPEISKEQAVIVAERLRCEIAEMEVNTDQNSFQITVSIGVTMQTATDKSLEEIMQRADSALYTAKKSGRNKIVIV from the coding sequence ATGCCAGAATTACTGCACGTAAAAACTATTATTATCTTCATGGCAATAGGAAACACTCTTGCCGCAATATTGGTATTACTTGCTGTACACAAACGTACATTGCACTATGATTTTTTATTCATGATCAGTTTAGCAGTCCAAGGTGCCGGCTTGAGTCTTATTTTCCTCCGCGGCATTATTCCCTACACACTTTCCTTTAGCGTCGGTAATAGTCTCTATCTTGGCGGCATGGTAGCCGAAGGGGTTTGTCTGTTATCGCTAGCAACTACCGTTACCAAACGTTGGCGTCTGGCATTTACAATTATATTCTTTGCTCAGCTGCTTGTATGTTGGGCTCCTACATTGAAAGACACATTTAGAATATGCGTAGGTTCAATTTTACTTGGGTGTTGTTTTGGTATTCCTGCTATTTTTTTAATTTTCTTTGCTGCTAGGCCATCTATATTGCAGAAGTTCCTTGGAACAACACTTGCTTTTTGCTCTTTCTTTACAATTGTTCGCGGGAGCTTTTTTTACTTTATAAGCGATTATAATCTGATTACTCCCAACTTTTTGCAGATAGTGTCTTTACTTACACAGGCTTTGGCTATGTTCGTTGCTATCACGGGCTACATCCTCACCCATTGGGAATTTCTATACAAAGACTTGGAACTGCTGGCTTCCACAGATCCTTTGACGGGGGTGCCTAACAGAAGGACTTTCTTTGATAATGCCAAACAGGAGCTGAATCGTTCCGTACGCCACAACCATTGCTTGGCATTCATGATGATTGATGTGGATCATTTTAAAAATATCAATGACAACTATGGCCATCATAACGGAGATAATGCCCTTAAGGCGTTGACATCTCGAAGCAAGAATATTTTGAGGTCAACAGATTTTTTCGGACGTTTGGGAGGAGAAGAATTCGGAATCATTATGCCCGAAATATCTAAGGAGCAGGCGGTAATAGTTGCGGAACGCCTGCGTTGTGAAATTGCTGAAATGGAAGTCAATACCGATCAAAATTCATTTCAAATAACTGTTAGCATTGGTGTGACGATGCAGACCGCCACAGACAAAAGTTTAGAAGAAATTATGCAACGGGCTGACTCCGCTCTTTACACGGCAAAGAAGTCCGGGCGTAACAAAATCGTTATAGTATAA
- a CDS encoding ZIP family metal transporter, with amino-acid sequence MDYFMTLSPVMQALIATLFTWGVTALGAAVVFIGKDISKRTLDIMLGFAAGVMIAASYWSLLAPAIEMSEHLGPYKFVPAAVGFIMGAVFLRLVDRFLPHLHINAPRSEAEGVDTNWNSSILLVLAITLHNIPEGLAVGVAFGAVGAGYDSASIGGAIALAMGIGIQNFPEGTAVSVPLRRIGFSRAKSFLYGQASGIVEPIAGVIGAAAVIIARPILPYALAFAAGAMIFVVVEEVVPESQASGYGDQATMGCILGFAVMMVLDVALG; translated from the coding sequence GTGGATTATTTTATGACCCTGTCGCCGGTAATGCAGGCTCTGATAGCTACTTTGTTTACCTGGGGGGTAACTGCTCTTGGGGCAGCGGTGGTGTTTATCGGTAAGGATATCAGTAAACGTACGCTAGACATCATGCTTGGTTTTGCCGCCGGGGTGATGATTGCCGCCAGTTACTGGTCGTTGCTTGCCCCGGCCATTGAAATGAGTGAGCATCTGGGACCGTACAAATTTGTGCCGGCTGCGGTTGGCTTTATTATGGGGGCAGTCTTTTTGCGACTGGTGGATAGATTCTTACCGCATCTGCACATCAACGCCCCGCGTTCGGAGGCGGAAGGGGTTGATACCAACTGGAACAGCTCCATCCTGCTGGTCCTCGCCATCACTTTGCATAACATCCCGGAAGGGCTGGCTGTCGGCGTAGCCTTCGGAGCCGTTGGTGCTGGATATGATTCGGCATCCATCGGCGGAGCCATTGCACTTGCCATGGGTATAGGTATTCAGAATTTCCCGGAAGGAACCGCGGTTTCAGTTCCTCTGCGCCGGATCGGTTTTTCGCGGGCGAAGAGCTTTTTATACGGGCAGGCTTCAGGGATTGTGGAGCCTATCGCCGGGGTTATCGGTGCTGCGGCAGTAATTATAGCCAGGCCCATTCTGCCCTATGCACTTGCCTTTGCCGCCGGAGCGATGATTTTTGTCGTGGTTGAGGAGGTTGTGCCGGAGTCGCAGGCTTCAGGTTATGGAGATCAAGCTACCATGGGGTGTATTCTCGGATTCGCGGTAATGATGGTCCTTGATGTTGCGCTGGGGTAG
- a CDS encoding DUF1566 domain-containing protein, translating into MIKPAYNIISTGLQKCYNSLGEEIPCEDSGQDAEYSIGAIAKGNRFDAKNNLVHDLLTGLSWLKQADVFTYPLEWEETLDAVARLNKDEFMGYSDWRLPNRKELRSLVSHGAKKPALPRDHPFQNVFLGWYWTSTTSAVAPAYAWRVHFEGGRMFYGNKKDPSMCWPVRGESYILAQTGQKNCFSVTGDKISCESSLQDGALQLGTNWPEPRFTVTPYGVLDELTHLIWSKDADLAGLMDWQEALESIKALNKNSRLTWRLPNINELESLVDASQAKPALPVGHPFGETNEAYWSSTTSFFEPDWAYALYLHKGAVGVGFKQKAEFYCWPVAGPL; encoded by the coding sequence ATGATTAAACCAGCATACAATATCATCAGCACCGGGCTCCAGAAGTGCTACAATAGTCTTGGCGAGGAAATTCCTTGCGAAGATAGCGGTCAGGATGCGGAATACAGCATAGGAGCCATAGCGAAAGGTAACCGCTTCGATGCGAAAAACAACTTGGTCCACGACCTGCTGACCGGGCTTTCGTGGCTTAAGCAGGCAGACGTATTCACCTACCCGCTAGAGTGGGAAGAAACACTTGATGCAGTTGCCCGGCTCAATAAAGACGAATTTATGGGGTATAGCGACTGGCGGCTCCCAAATCGAAAGGAATTACGCAGTCTGGTTTCCCACGGAGCTAAAAAGCCGGCCTTGCCCAGGGATCATCCTTTCCAAAATGTTTTTCTGGGCTGGTATTGGACCTCTACAACTTCCGCAGTTGCTCCGGCTTATGCTTGGCGGGTCCACTTCGAAGGTGGACGGATGTTTTATGGGAATAAGAAAGATCCGAGTATGTGCTGGCCAGTGAGAGGGGAAAGCTACATTCTTGCGCAAACAGGGCAAAAAAACTGCTTTAGCGTCACAGGAGATAAAATCAGCTGTGAAAGTTCACTTCAGGATGGAGCATTGCAGCTGGGTACAAATTGGCCCGAACCACGTTTTACGGTAACCCCGTATGGTGTGCTGGACGAGTTGACTCACCTGATTTGGTCTAAGGATGCAGATCTCGCCGGATTGATGGACTGGCAGGAGGCACTGGAGAGTATCAAAGCCCTGAATAAGAACTCCCGGTTAACATGGCGCCTACCAAATATTAATGAATTGGAATCTCTGGTAGATGCTTCACAAGCCAAACCAGCCCTGCCGGTCGGGCACCCATTCGGGGAAACTAACGAGGCATACTGGTCCTCGACCACGAGTTTTTTCGAACCGGACTGGGCCTATGCTCTCTATTTGCACAAGGGTGCTGTAGGCGTAGGATTCAAACAAAAAGCCGAGTTTTACTGCTGGCCAGTAGCAGGTCCGTTATAA
- a CDS encoding type II toxin-antitoxin system ParD family antitoxin, whose translation MRSTKQMSITLPHEMAQLVKEKVAKGEYASESEVIRDGLRALLARDRAVEEWLRQQVAPVYDAMKEDKSHGKSLDQVRAKLSEEHEA comes from the coding sequence ATGAGATCAACAAAACAAATGAGTATTACACTGCCTCATGAGATGGCGCAGTTGGTGAAAGAAAAAGTTGCCAAAGGCGAATATGCATCTGAAAGCGAAGTTATTCGCGATGGACTAAGGGCTTTGCTGGCACGCGACCGTGCTGTTGAGGAGTGGCTTAGACAACAGGTGGCACCTGTTTACGACGCTATGAAGGAAGATAAATCCCATGGCAAGAGCCTTGATCAGGTTCGGGCCAAATTATCTGAAGAACATGAAGCGTAG
- a CDS encoding PhzF family phenazine biosynthesis protein: MQVQIFQVDAFTDKVFGGNPAAVCPLDSWLPDETLQKIASENYVAETAFFVPTGDSFEIRWFTPEIEMDLCGHATLATAHVISRHLRPQTSTLKFNSKSGILNVTFHGDLITLDFPARNPAPADVPKIILDAFPESPVETLQSRDYMLVYESEEIIREMKPRQEILDQINIDPGGVIITAQGNDVDFVSRFFTPQASIFEDPATGSAHCSLIPYWSTRLRKKDMLALQLSDRVGKLQCKYMGERVMISGNAVTYMEGKIIV, from the coding sequence ATGCAAGTACAGATATTTCAAGTAGATGCGTTTACTGATAAAGTTTTCGGCGGGAACCCTGCAGCCGTATGTCCTCTTGATTCATGGCTGCCGGATGAGACACTACAGAAAATAGCCTCAGAGAACTATGTAGCAGAAACAGCTTTCTTTGTTCCAACAGGCGACTCTTTTGAGATTAGGTGGTTTACCCCGGAGATTGAGATGGACCTGTGTGGACACGCAACGCTGGCTACGGCACATGTGATTTCAAGACATTTACGGCCGCAAACATCTACGTTGAAATTCAACTCCAAAAGCGGAATTCTGAATGTTACCTTTCATGGTGACCTTATCACTCTGGATTTTCCGGCTCGAAATCCGGCACCGGCTGATGTCCCCAAGATCATCTTGGATGCATTTCCAGAAAGCCCTGTTGAAACATTGCAGTCCAGAGATTATATGCTGGTGTACGAATCCGAGGAAATAATACGTGAAATGAAGCCGCGCCAAGAGATTCTTGATCAAATAAACATAGATCCGGGCGGAGTTATCATAACAGCACAAGGGAACGATGTAGATTTTGTATCCCGCTTTTTTACCCCTCAGGCAAGCATTTTTGAAGACCCTGCTACAGGTTCTGCACATTGCTCACTGATTCCCTATTGGAGCACAAGGCTTCGCAAGAAAGATATGCTAGCACTCCAATTGTCAGATAGAGTTGGAAAATTACAATGTAAATACATGGGAGAGAGGGTCATGATTTCAGGAAATGCCGTGACATACATGGAAGGAAAGATCATAGTTTAA
- a CDS encoding DJ-1/PfpI family protein, whose product MTKKRTIGVVLFEDFELLDVFGPLEMFGIASDHFHINMLGKSNIPIASKQGPKSVVDCTYDAPGHYDILLIPGGQGTRREVDNCSLLDWLKKQEPHSEYVISVCTGSALLAKAGLLNGLRATTNKRSFDWATRQGPKVNWQQQARWVEDGKFFTSSGISAGIDMSLALIHKLLGKKTAEDIARRAEYIWNQDANYDPFARLSGTDEMT is encoded by the coding sequence ATGACAAAAAAACGAACTATTGGAGTGGTCCTCTTTGAAGACTTCGAACTGCTTGATGTGTTCGGTCCTCTTGAAATGTTCGGAATCGCGAGTGATCATTTTCATATTAATATGCTGGGAAAAAGTAACATTCCAATAGCAAGTAAGCAGGGACCGAAATCAGTTGTGGACTGTACCTACGACGCCCCCGGACATTACGATATTTTGCTGATTCCAGGCGGCCAAGGAACCCGCCGGGAAGTTGACAATTGTTCATTGTTAGATTGGTTGAAAAAACAGGAACCTCATTCTGAATACGTAATTTCGGTCTGTACCGGCAGTGCCCTTTTAGCTAAGGCAGGTCTTCTGAACGGCCTGAGGGCAACGACAAATAAAAGATCATTCGACTGGGCGACACGCCAAGGCCCAAAAGTAAACTGGCAGCAACAGGCCCGCTGGGTTGAGGATGGTAAATTCTTCACATCGTCCGGCATTTCGGCAGGCATAGACATGTCACTTGCGCTGATCCATAAATTACTGGGCAAAAAAACTGCTGAAGATATTGCCAGACGGGCTGAGTATATTTGGAACCAAGACGCTAACTATGACCCATTCGCGAGGCTGTCCGGAACAGACGAGATGACCTGA
- a CDS encoding Maf family protein has protein sequence MSIYSTIKPLILGSGSPRRKDLLQSAGLEFKIKPATCEEPAPLPNQEPEEYAIKMAELKAENVAASTTGAYVLGSDTIVVRDRDILGKPKNRKEAYEMVKSLCGRKHNVISGCALISPEGEKTSYAVSTEVEFIDFNEAVVRAYAATGEPDDKAGAYAIQGQGAFLVKGINGSYTNVVGLPLARVIETLVQWGVVVPGDG, from the coding sequence ATGAGCATATACAGTACAATTAAGCCCTTAATACTAGGCTCCGGTTCACCGCGCCGCAAAGATTTGCTGCAATCCGCTGGGTTGGAATTTAAGATTAAACCCGCCACATGCGAAGAACCTGCCCCGCTTCCCAATCAGGAACCGGAAGAATACGCAATAAAAATGGCCGAACTTAAAGCTGAAAACGTTGCAGCCTCCACCACCGGAGCATATGTGCTGGGATCAGACACTATTGTTGTCCGGGATCGTGATATCCTCGGCAAGCCCAAAAACCGTAAGGAAGCCTATGAAATGGTAAAATCGCTTTGCGGCCGCAAACATAACGTAATCAGCGGCTGCGCCCTGATCTCTCCTGAAGGCGAAAAAACAAGCTATGCTGTATCAACGGAAGTGGAATTCATAGATTTCAACGAAGCAGTAGTCCGGGCCTACGCCGCCACCGGAGAACCGGACGACAAAGCCGGAGCCTACGCCATCCAAGGGCAAGGCGCTTTTCTGGTCAAAGGCATCAACGGGTCTTATACCAACGTCGTCGGATTGCCCTTGGCGCGGGTCATTGAGACACTGGTTCAGTGGGGTGTTGTTGTTCCGGGGGATGGATAA
- a CDS encoding transglutaminase family protein, whose protein sequence is MDLKIMLKYLNCSKYIDFKESAVQRLWESLELSGLEDEHVAKKCFEWVRDNIRHSSDYKMNPVTCKASDVLQHRTGYCFAKSHLLVALLRASEIPAGLCYQRLSLEGDGAPFCLHGLVAVYLKKYGWYRIDPRGNKTGVDAQFNPPIEQLAFTLSLKGEADLPEIWADPHPLVVQVLETYKTYDAVYENLPDIELVSF, encoded by the coding sequence ATGGATTTAAAAATAATGTTAAAGTATTTGAACTGTTCAAAATATATTGATTTTAAGGAAAGTGCGGTGCAACGCCTTTGGGAATCGCTGGAGCTATCAGGTCTGGAAGACGAGCATGTCGCAAAAAAATGTTTTGAGTGGGTTCGCGACAATATTAGGCATAGTTCTGATTATAAAATGAACCCGGTAACATGTAAGGCTTCAGATGTCCTTCAACATAGAACTGGCTATTGCTTTGCCAAGAGTCATCTATTGGTTGCGCTCCTCAGAGCTTCTGAAATTCCCGCTGGTCTTTGCTATCAGCGTTTGAGTCTGGAAGGTGATGGAGCCCCATTTTGTCTGCATGGTCTTGTTGCTGTATATTTAAAAAAGTATGGTTGGTATCGAATAGATCCTAGGGGTAATAAAACAGGTGTCGACGCGCAATTTAATCCTCCGATTGAACAGCTTGCCTTTACACTGTCATTAAAAGGAGAAGCAGATTTGCCTGAAATCTGGGCTGATCCTCATCCTTTAGTTGTTCAAGTGTTGGAAACTTATAAAACTTATGATGCTGTGTATGAGAATTTACCGGATATTGAGCTTGTTTCTTTTTGA
- a CDS encoding LysE family translocator, which yields MVNAEFLLTALVVVLMPGTGVIYTVSNGLFLGKKASIAAAIGCTAGIIPHLTASILGLSAIIHVSALAFQLLKYAGAAYLMYLAWATWNDKGCLNFNKPAENQRLRQIAKRGFLINILNPKLSIFFLAFLPQFVPENTVNPTANLIRLSLIFMGMTLIVFVLYGLCANSVRQHVTRSPNITRWMQRSFAVIFASLGLKLATAEQ from the coding sequence ATGGTTAATGCTGAATTTTTACTGACAGCACTGGTTGTAGTACTCATGCCTGGAACCGGGGTAATATATACTGTTTCAAACGGGCTGTTTCTTGGTAAAAAAGCGAGTATAGCTGCAGCTATAGGCTGTACTGCCGGAATAATACCACACTTAACGGCATCCATTCTTGGATTATCAGCAATCATCCACGTTAGCGCATTAGCATTTCAATTGCTCAAATATGCCGGAGCAGCCTACCTGATGTACCTCGCATGGGCGACATGGAATGATAAAGGCTGCCTTAATTTCAATAAACCTGCAGAAAATCAGCGACTGCGGCAGATTGCCAAACGCGGGTTCCTCATCAATATTCTGAACCCAAAACTTTCAATTTTCTTCCTTGCTTTCCTCCCTCAATTTGTACCTGAAAACACTGTAAACCCGACAGCAAACCTGATCAGACTTAGCCTCATATTCATGGGCATGACCCTGATTGTATTCGTTTTGTATGGACTTTGCGCCAATAGTGTTCGCCAGCACGTCACCAGGTCTCCCAATATTACTCGTTGGATGCAACGTTCGTTTGCTGTCATCTTTGCCTCGCTCGGGCTAAAACTTGCTACTGCCGAGCAATAA
- a CDS encoding antibiotic biosynthesis monooxygenase encodes MGVIAKTPAPPYYAVIFSSLRTQGDKGYSSMAAEMLDLAVEQPGFLGIESVREELGITISYWKDMESIVQWKNNSRHQRAQQLGRSKWYSSFKVRVVKVERDSEI; translated from the coding sequence ATGGGAGTGATAGCAAAAACTCCGGCTCCGCCATATTACGCAGTGATTTTTTCTTCATTGCGTACGCAAGGAGATAAAGGATATAGTTCTATGGCAGCAGAGATGCTTGACCTTGCGGTTGAACAACCCGGATTTCTCGGCATAGAGTCGGTTAGAGAGGAGCTGGGTATAACTATTTCTTATTGGAAGGATATGGAGTCCATTGTTCAATGGAAAAATAATTCACGGCATCAAAGAGCGCAGCAGCTTGGCCGTTCAAAATGGTACAGTTCTTTCAAAGTAAGGGTGGTCAAGGTGGAAAGGGACTCCGAAATTTAA
- a CDS encoding transporter substrate-binding domain-containing protein — translation MRLLAICFIAVLFAITSSSVEKVYAETLRVMLHTGSFPPYYFSSDDPRTGIVQDVFNAFAKETGDKIEFVRCPFNRSLRNFESGDVDIEPMSNPAWRKNSKVLGVFSKPFAVSDAIVIFNAKKAVPLFSVEELKNKTVGVVRGYVYPVFTPYFESGEMYPHVLENENKLIQMLLADRLDQALMNKDFALYQIKKLNMGDMLTVSRPYDSLDMMIRFHPSKRHAVPRFNKAIDKLLSDGTIEKIYDQYR, via the coding sequence ATGAGACTTTTGGCGATCTGTTTTATCGCAGTGTTATTTGCGATAACTTCTTCATCTGTCGAGAAAGTATATGCTGAAACTTTGCGTGTTATGCTTCATACGGGATCGTTTCCGCCGTATTATTTTTCAAGTGACGATCCGCGTACAGGTATAGTGCAGGATGTTTTTAATGCTTTTGCTAAAGAAACCGGTGACAAGATCGAGTTTGTTCGTTGTCCGTTCAATCGTTCATTGCGCAATTTTGAGTCCGGAGATGTAGACATTGAGCCAATGTCTAATCCCGCATGGCGAAAAAATTCCAAGGTGTTGGGAGTGTTCAGTAAACCATTTGCCGTATCCGATGCGATTGTTATTTTTAATGCAAAAAAAGCAGTGCCTTTGTTTTCAGTAGAGGAGTTGAAGAATAAGACTGTAGGCGTCGTTAGGGGGTATGTGTATCCGGTTTTTACTCCTTATTTTGAATCCGGAGAAATGTATCCCCATGTTCTTGAAAACGAGAATAAACTGATCCAGATGTTGCTGGCAGATAGGCTTGACCAAGCCTTGATGAATAAAGATTTTGCCCTTTACCAGATAAAAAAATTGAACATGGGAGATATGTTGACCGTCAGCAGACCTTACGATTCGTTAGACATGATGATTCGTTTTCACCCGAGCAAAAGGCATGCTGTGCCAAGATTTAATAAAGCAATAGACAAGTTGTTGAGTGACGGTACAATTGAGAAGATTTATGATCAGTACCGCTAA
- a CDS encoding DUF2007 domain-containing protein yields MSTPVFSTIFRSSVIWEVRLLQQKLESEGIKSFVDDENINRDKPYLSHAFGGIGLKVYTEDARRALEIIKHVQPQKTPSKCRATCPKCGNDSAYRLKWPQKEFYASLIFLGIPFLFFDRLGCTKCNNIWYG; encoded by the coding sequence ATGAGTACTCCGGTTTTCTCTACAATATTTAGAAGCTCAGTCATATGGGAAGTTCGACTGTTGCAACAAAAGCTTGAATCAGAAGGAATAAAATCCTTTGTCGATGATGAGAATATTAACCGGGACAAACCCTACCTCTCACATGCCTTTGGTGGTATCGGCCTTAAGGTCTATACAGAAGATGCAAGGCGGGCGCTGGAAATCATTAAACATGTCCAGCCGCAAAAGACCCCATCCAAATGCCGGGCTACTTGCCCTAAATGCGGCAACGATTCTGCCTATCGCCTTAAATGGCCCCAAAAAGAATTCTATGCATCCTTAATCTTTCTGGGAATACCTTTTCTATTCTTTGACCGATTAGGATGCACTAAGTGCAACAATATCTGGTACGGATAA
- a CDS encoding transporter substrate-binding domain-containing protein has protein sequence MSSHLMLKSLKILIVFLLLYSAVAVQAKELTILTDNWPPYNFEKDNRIVGISTELIEAALQKAKVKYKIKLYPFKRALITVKNTPNTMLFTVARIPQREEYFAWIGPIYPREVNLYRLKNRTDIKIESVADIRRYRTGVLSGGSVELFFIEHSFHAEDYSLVIKSDQLLKMLFKKRVDLIPGDPNDLAYQMKELGYKYSEIEIAYPLSTEGAYYMVANKKTSHKLIKRIQECLDEIIATGARDKIINKYLN, from the coding sequence ATGAGCAGCCATTTGATGTTGAAATCATTAAAAATTTTAATAGTTTTTCTATTGCTGTACTCAGCTGTAGCTGTACAGGCAAAAGAACTTACTATTCTTACAGACAACTGGCCACCATATAACTTTGAAAAGGACAACAGAATTGTAGGAATAAGTACAGAATTGATAGAAGCTGCATTGCAAAAAGCAAAAGTTAAGTACAAGATTAAATTATATCCTTTTAAACGTGCTTTAATAACTGTGAAGAATACGCCAAATACAATGCTCTTTACAGTAGCACGAATTCCCCAGCGCGAAGAATATTTTGCATGGATTGGTCCTATATACCCCAGAGAAGTAAACCTCTACAGATTAAAAAACCGTACTGATATTAAGATTGAAAGCGTTGCTGATATCAGGAGATATAGAACGGGAGTTCTTTCAGGAGGGTCGGTTGAACTTTTCTTTATAGAACACAGCTTTCATGCTGAAGACTACTCTTTAGTAATTAAATCTGATCAATTACTGAAAATGCTCTTCAAAAAAAGAGTCGACCTTATCCCTGGGGACCCTAACGATTTGGCTTACCAAATGAAAGAATTGGGATATAAATACTCAGAGATTGAAATTGCATATCCTCTGTCGACTGAAGGAGCTTACTATATGGTCGCCAACAAAAAAACATCCCATAAACTTATAAAGCGGATACAGGAATGCTTAGACGAGATAATAGCAACAGGAGCCAGAGATAAAATTATAAATAAGTACCTAAATTGA